A window of Roseovarius sp. THAF27 contains these coding sequences:
- a CDS encoding ferric iron reductase — protein sequence MCDGSDRGFGTHPNPLELAGKVGGQPDGEHAGRDVSRIPGNVLPCSEFFADDAALLKAFEYQRSFCLDADTKASATFMLSDYIAVLMKVLIPLFMHHRIVPSLAPRNVGLSFHQATDQPTDPSQPQPRTMRVVFLSSDLAAAPDLSAIPTREGATKPDLAEALRTETERHFAPLISRLSALSGLAPAAFWRLVADGIAAEFLTVGKNTGEEAPAKALALRIVKTEGSPLNNAQLHFFDLELAVAGEPSNRVCLRARGGCCRYYTVEAGRFCTTCVLKTPAPRNRDLRIALRRRFGLSD from the coding sequence ATGTGCGATGGCAGCGACCGCGGGTTCGGCACCCATCCAAACCCGCTCGAATTGGCTGGGAAAGTCGGTGGCCAGCCCGACGGGGAGCACGCCGGGCGCGACGTTTCACGCATCCCGGGCAACGTCCTGCCGTGCAGCGAGTTCTTTGCCGACGACGCAGCCCTTCTGAAGGCGTTCGAGTATCAGCGCAGCTTTTGCCTCGACGCGGACACCAAAGCCTCCGCGACCTTCATGTTGTCCGACTATATCGCGGTATTGATGAAAGTGCTGATCCCGCTCTTCATGCATCACCGGATCGTGCCAAGCCTCGCCCCCCGGAATGTTGGGCTGAGCTTTCACCAGGCCACCGACCAGCCGACCGATCCGTCCCAACCACAGCCAAGGACGATGCGTGTCGTCTTTTTGTCTTCCGATCTCGCGGCAGCGCCGGACCTGTCGGCCATTCCCACCCGGGAGGGTGCCACGAAGCCGGACCTGGCCGAAGCACTCAGAACGGAAACCGAACGCCATTTCGCGCCACTGATCTCTCGTCTGAGCGCCCTTTCCGGGCTGGCGCCTGCCGCATTCTGGCGCCTCGTGGCGGATGGTATCGCGGCGGAATTTCTGACGGTCGGCAAAAACACAGGCGAGGAAGCGCCTGCCAAGGCCCTGGCGTTGAGGATCGTGAAAACGGAAGGCTCTCCGCTGAACAATGCACAGCTGCATTTCTTCGACCTCGAGCTGGCCGTCGCGGGCGAGCCGTCCAACCGCGTTTGCCTGCGCGCACGTGGAGGATGCTGCCGGTACTATACGGTCGAGGCGGGCAGGTTCTGTACCACCTGCGTTCTGAAGACCCCTGCCCCACGCAACCGCGATCTTCGGATCGCTCTTCGCCGGCGCTTCGGATTGAGCGATTAG